The Microscilla marina ATCC 23134 DNA segment CGAAAAAAATACGCCTATTACCCATGTGCTCAATATAGAAGTACCTACTGAAGAACTGCTCAAACGAGCAAAAAAGCGGGCAGCGACTTCTGACCGGGAAGACGACAAAAACGAGCAAACTCATCTCAAACGTATCAAGGTTTTTGAAGAGTCAACCAAGCCCGCCATTGAGTATTTGAAAAGTAAAGTAAATGTATTGAACATCAATGGTTTAGGTGATATTAAAGGCATTACTGAAACTATTTCCAATCATTTGGCTAGTAAAGCTTAAATACTTTGTTAAATACTTTCATCTAAAAAAGCTCGATTCAGACAATGTCTGGGTCGGGCTTTTGGTTTGTCATGAGGTTTACAGTAAGTGTCAAGATTTGATAAGTTTTTAATCAGCAAAGTCGCTTAAAACCTCATCGTTTCGAATGATCAGGTGCCTAACCAATAAACTATATAAGTTCTAAATTTAGCCCTGTTTCAGGTAGCCTTCATACAAGTGAAAAAAAGTAAAAAGTAATGAACAAAAAAATACTCAACCTTGCCATTCCCAACATTATCAGTAATGTATCGGTGCCACTGTTAAGTATGGTAGACCTGATGCTGATGGGACACCTGGAGTCTGAAGCTTATATTGGGGCTGTAGCTTTGGGTGGTATGATCTTCAATTTCATATTCTGGGGGTTAGGTTTTTTGCGTATGGGTACTACTGGGTTTACCGCCCAGGCCTTGGGCAATCGCAGGCTTGACGAATCCGTCATGACCCTGGTACGCGCCTTGGCGGTAGCTATGTTGGCAGCATTGATCATTTTGTTGTTGCAGGCACCTCTTGCTCATGTAAGTTTTATGCTTATTCAAGGCAGCAACGAAGTAGAACACATTGCCCGCTCTTACTTTTATATTCGCATTTATGCTGCTCCAGCCGCATTAGGTTTGTACGCCTTCAATGGTTGGTTTTTGGGTATGCAAAACGCCAAAGCACCTTTGTTTATCAGCGTACTGGTAAATGTGGCCAATATTGGACTCAACTATTTACTGGTAGTACGTTGGGGAATGAAAGCCGAAGGGGTGGCCTTAGGTACTGTCATTGCTCAGTACATGGGCTTTTTGGCAGCCATAGGTATTTTTTCCTGGCGCTACCGCAAACTATTTAAATATATTGTGCTGAAAAAGGCCTTTCAAAAAACCGACTTATGGATATTTTTTAAGGTCAACAACGATATTTTTATACGCACACTGGCACTTATTTCTACCTTTTCATTCTTTTATGCCGAGTCGGCTAAGTACGGCGATCAAATGCTGGCGGTTAATTCGCTTTTGATGCAGTTTTTATCATTGATGGCTTATGGAGTAGATGGATTTGCCTTTGCCGCAGAATCGTTGGTGGGTAAAGCTATAGGAGCCAAAGATGGTTCCCTGTTACACAAGAGTATCCGATATATTTTTCGCTGGGGCATTGGGTTGGCAGGAGTATTTTCGCTCACTTATTGGGTGGCAGGTGAGGCTGTACTAGCAATAATGACAGACAAAACCCAAGTGATTGCGCTGGCAGGTGAATTTATGCCTTGGGTAGTGTTGGCGCCTTTGGTCAATGCTTTTTGTTTTATCTGGGATGGTATTTATATAGGAGCTACTGCTTCTAAGGCCATGCGTAATACTACTATCATTGCTACCTTTGTGGTCTTTTTGCCAGTGTACTGTAGCACCCAATATTGGTGGCAAAACCACGGTTTGTGGTTTGCTTTTACTTTGTTTATGGCAACCAGAGGCATTGGGCTTGCCTGGCTTGCCAAACGGTACATTCGTATATATTAGCTCTATTTCGTTTGCCTTTGTTCGGTCAATGGCTTGCTTTGCGCCAATTTGTAATTCGTAATTCACTCACTCGTAATTTAAAAATACCTAAGGTTATTCAAAAAAGTTATACCTTTGTACATGTTAAATCGTGACATGCAATCTTAAAGCATGTTTTTGCCCCCAAAATTATGTTTGGGTGGGCGACAAAAAGCGCTTAGGCAAAGAAAAATATTTAAAATATGGCGATAATCAACGACATTTCAAGAACATTCAACGAGTTCCTGCTCATTCCAGGACTCACAAAAAAAGAGCATACTCCCGACAATATCGACTTGTCTACTCCTTTGGTAAAATTTAAAAAAGGAGAAGAAAGCGCGCTTAAGCTCAACATACCTTTTGTATCAGCTATTATGCAAGCGGTATCAGACGATAACCTGGCCATAGCCTTGGCAAAAAACGGGGGCTTATCGTTTATATTTGGTTCACAGCCTATAGAGTTGCAAGCTGCTATGATTTCAAGGGTAAAATCACACAAAGCTGGTTTTGTTAAGAGCCGCGCCAACCTTACCCCTGACTCTACCATTCAGGATGCCGTAGATTTGAAAGAAAAAAGCGGTTTTTCAACCTTTGGTGTCACTATCGATGGAAGCTCTAACGGCAAACTGTTGGGAGTAGTGACTGGACGTGACTTTCATCCGGAAAGAACCCCACGTGAGGGCAAAATAGCCGACTACATGACTCCTATTGACAAATTGATTGTGGGGCAAGTGGGCGTATCGCTTACCGAAGCCAACGAAATTATTTGGGACAAAAAACTGAACAGCTTACCTATTATCGACAAAGAAGGCAACCTGGACAGTTTTGTGTTTCGCAAAGACTATGACTCACACAAGTTGCACCCTTATGAGTTGCTCGATGACCATAAGAAGTTTTTGGTAGGTGCTGGTATCAATACCAGAGACTACAAAGAAAGAGTACCTAAGTTGCTCGAAGCTGGAGCCGATGTATTGTGTATCGACTCGTCGGATGGGTACTCTGAATGGCAATATGACACCATTCGCTATGTAAAAGATACTTTTGGCGACTCAGTAAAAATAGGTGCTGGAAATATTGTAGACAAAGAAGGGTTTAACTACCTGGCAGATGCCGGAGCCGACTTTATCAAGGTGGGCATTGGCGGAGGGTCTATTTGTATTACCCGTGAGCAAAAAGGGATTGGACGTGGGCAGGCTACATCAGTGATTGAAGTAGCGAAGGCACGCGATGAATATTTTGAAAAAACGGGCATATATATTCCTATTTGTACCGATGGGGGCACCGTGCAAGACTACCACATGGTATTGGCAATGGCTATGGGTGCCGATTTTATTATGATGGGAAGATACTTTGCTCGTTTTGACGAAAGCCCTACCAAAAAGGTGAAAATTGAAGGCAATTACTTCAAAGAGTATTGGGGAGAAGGCTCTAACCGGGCGCGTAACTGGCAACGTTACGATTCGGGGGGCAATAGTTCACTCAAGTTTGAGGAGGGGGTAGACAGCTACGTGCCTTATGCCGGAAAACTAAAAGATAATATGGATCGCACCATTGCCAAAATCAAGTCTACCATGTGTAGCTGTGGTTGTGCCAATCTGGACGAAATGAAACGCAACGCCAAAATCACGTTGGTATCGTCTACCAGCATTATAGAAGGTGGCGCTCACGATGTAGTAGTGAAGAGCGAAAAAACGAATGCTACTTGATAAAGTTTGAAAGGCCTAAGCCACCTTACCTGCCAGATTTTCAGAACCTGGCAGGTATCAAACTCCCTGACAGTACAGCCCTGTATTGTCAAACTTTCAAGTACAAATTACAACTTGATGCCCATGAGTAAAATATCGTCACGTTGTTCAGTATCTACCATAAACTCATCCAATGCTTGCTCAAGCAATTGTTGTTGTTCAACCAAGGGAAGGGTACTATTTTGGGCAAGTAGTTGTCGCAAACGTCTGCCACTAAACTTTTTGCGTTGCGCATTATTTTGGTCAGCAAAACCATCAGAGCTAAGGTATAACACGGTTCCTTTGTCCAGTAATAATTGTTGACTGGTAATGGTTCTGCCTTCTACATAATCAATGCCTATAGAGACATTGCTACCCTTGACAACCTGGAGCTGGTCATTTTCGGGGGGAGCATACCATAGTGGGCGCTTGGCTCCAGCAAAGTGTACAGTTACTTGGTGGTTGTTAGAGGGCGTGATATTTATCATTGCCACATCCATGCCGTGTTGTTTGCCGGTTTGTTCTTGTTTGAGCGCGTTGCGTAGTTCTTGGCGCAGGGTTTCCAATATTTGGACAGGGTTGGTTTTTTGTTGGGCATAAATAATGTCATTGAGCAATGCATAGCCAATCAAACTCATAAATGCTCCTGGTACTCCGTGCCCAGTACAGTCAATGGCAGCTGCTATAGTAACATTGCCCACCTGCTCGATATAATAAAAATCACCCGATACCACATCTCGTGGACGGAAAAGCACAAAGTGCTCTCCAATTAACGCCTGTAGACGATCGGCAAAAGGCAAAATCGCTGCCTGAATAGTTTCAGCTGATTTAATACTTTGGGTAATATGGTAGTTTTGTTTATTAAGTGCCTTATTTGACATCTCTATGGCATCACGTTGCGCCATAATTTCTTCACTTTGTTGAAACAGTTCTTCATTTTGAGCGGTGATTTCATTACTCTTTTGCTGTAAGGCTTCATTTTGAGCAGTGATTTCTTCACTTTTTTGTTGTAACACTTCGTGTTGTGCTTCTATCTTTTCTTTTTGTTTTACTACCTCTTGGGTACGCTCGACTACTTTTTGCTCCAGCATTGTTTTTTGTTGGCGCAAACGCATCGTATATATTTTGATTCCCCCATATAACACAAGCAAGGCTGCTGCTACATATAATACCCTTGCCCACCAGGTACGGTACCAAGGCGGCAATACTTTAAAACTATAAGTGGCCACTACGCTTTCTACGCCATAAATATTGCGTGATTTTACCCTAAATACATAATTGCCTTCCGGTAAGTTGGTATATTCTTTCTGGGTTTTACTGGTCCACTTAGACCAATCGCTTT contains these protein-coding regions:
- a CDS encoding IMP dehydrogenase: MAIINDISRTFNEFLLIPGLTKKEHTPDNIDLSTPLVKFKKGEESALKLNIPFVSAIMQAVSDDNLAIALAKNGGLSFIFGSQPIELQAAMISRVKSHKAGFVKSRANLTPDSTIQDAVDLKEKSGFSTFGVTIDGSSNGKLLGVVTGRDFHPERTPREGKIADYMTPIDKLIVGQVGVSLTEANEIIWDKKLNSLPIIDKEGNLDSFVFRKDYDSHKLHPYELLDDHKKFLVGAGINTRDYKERVPKLLEAGADVLCIDSSDGYSEWQYDTIRYVKDTFGDSVKIGAGNIVDKEGFNYLADAGADFIKVGIGGGSICITREQKGIGRGQATSVIEVAKARDEYFEKTGIYIPICTDGGTVQDYHMVLAMAMGADFIMMGRYFARFDESPTKKVKIEGNYFKEYWGEGSNRARNWQRYDSGGNSSLKFEEGVDSYVPYAGKLKDNMDRTIAKIKSTMCSCGCANLDEMKRNAKITLVSSTSIIEGGAHDVVVKSEKTNAT
- a CDS encoding MATE family efflux transporter, with the protein product MNKKILNLAIPNIISNVSVPLLSMVDLMLMGHLESEAYIGAVALGGMIFNFIFWGLGFLRMGTTGFTAQALGNRRLDESVMTLVRALAVAMLAALIILLLQAPLAHVSFMLIQGSNEVEHIARSYFYIRIYAAPAALGLYAFNGWFLGMQNAKAPLFISVLVNVANIGLNYLLVVRWGMKAEGVALGTVIAQYMGFLAAIGIFSWRYRKLFKYIVLKKAFQKTDLWIFFKVNNDIFIRTLALISTFSFFYAESAKYGDQMLAVNSLLMQFLSLMAYGVDGFAFAAESLVGKAIGAKDGSLLHKSIRYIFRWGIGLAGVFSLTYWVAGEAVLAIMTDKTQVIALAGEFMPWVVLAPLVNAFCFIWDGIYIGATASKAMRNTTIIATFVVFLPVYCSTQYWWQNHGLWFAFTLFMATRGIGLAWLAKRYIRIY